AGACCTTCTGGAACGCTTCCTTTCCATATTTGAAAGCATAATCTTTGAAATGGATCATACAATCGAGCACATAGACCGTGTTTTCGATGCCGACTTTGCTCCGCCTGAATTCCTTTCCTGGCTTGCTTCCTGGCTTGCGGTTCCTGTAGATGAGGACTGGAGTGAAGAGAAAAAAAGACTTTTTATCAGGCATGCAGCCTCGCTGTATATAAAGAGAGGGACAAGGGAAGGGCTCTCCGAAAGCATCGAACTTTTTACGGGGATAAAGCCCCTGATTGTGGAAAATTTCCGCATCGAGTTCCCACTTGAAGGAAACAGGTCTCTTCCTTGCACCGGCGAGGATGTAATCTTTTTCCCTCCGGATGAAGCCAGAGTAAAAATAGACGGCAGGGAAGAAAATCTCGTCAATGTCCTTTTCGGGACCGAAAAATTTGTTTTCACGGTTTTCCTGAAAAGTCCGGGAATTGACACGGATACTATAAAGCGTGTTAGAAGGATTATTGACGAACAGAAACCTGCACACACATGTTACAACCTGAAGGTACTCGAACCCTGGTTCTACCTGGATATGCATACATATCTTGGAATCAACACCGCACTTACTGAGCCTGAGTTCATCCTTGGTACAAAAGCTGTGATCGGCAGGGATACTATCCTGGGCGACGAGGAGAAAGCCGGGCAGGTTGAAAGGCATTCAAGGGCAGGAATTGATACTGTACTTTCTTAAGATTCATTTCTTAAGATTCGATTTCTTAAAATTGAAATCTAAAGATTGAGATCTAAAGATTAGAGATCTCAAATTCGATATTGTTTTCCAAGCTACTCTTTCTAGATTAATAATTGACTGCAGGCAACTGCATAAGTCCTAATATGTATATTTTAAAACAAAGGGGTAATGGCATGTCCAATCACATAAACGGAACTGATAAGTGTAAACTGTACAGATTTGAGAAAAACAACTATTTTTACGGCAAGTTGATGACAGTTCGGGACTTCGAAACCGAGCAGAGTTATTTTGATGAAAAACGTCACCTGGTCAATAGACTTCTCCACGGCTCAGGGCTTGTCTGCGGTTTTGAAGACCTTAAAATGGAGCTTAAAGGCAACAAGATTCTGATTGATTTTATAGATGGAGGAGTAGCACTTGACTGCTGCGGACGCGAGATTGTAGTACCGGCAAATACACTGGGAAAGGATGTAATTAGCAGCAGCGGGTCAACTGTTTCTACTTTACCGGACGGCTCATTTCTCTATCTGAAATATAAACCCTGTTACGAAGGTTATGTTGCTGCAGCTTCAAATCCCTCAAGTTGCGAAGAGAGATGCTGCCCCGGAAGGGTTGTTGAAGACTTTGAGGTAATTGTCTCGAGTGAGGCTCCCAGTTCCGAAGGTATCCGCTGCCGGGTCGAATCCTCAGAGGACCCGAATGTAATTCCTGGTGCGAGTGAGTGGCTCGAAAATCTTGAAGAAGAACACAAACAATGCTCTCTATGCGGGGAAAATCAAGGAAGTAAGGTTTTTCTTGCGAGTGCGGACAGTGATCTCGTAATCAAACGGGAAGATACTGAAAAATACAGGATTTTTTTCACCCAGAAGGAACTCTACCAGCTTTTAAAGTGCCATATCCTGGACTCTAACAATCCTCATGAGGTAACTGCATCCCAGACCGGGGCACTTGTAAGTGTGGATGGGGTAAGCAACCCTGGCGGAAATGTGGATCTTGCCCCAAAAAATGCCATTGTTATTATTCCTGATGATACTAACAATCTTATCGCTATAGGAGAAACCCATTCCTCAAGAAAAGACAATCCACATGAGGTTACCGCTGCCCAGACAGGGGCACTCGTTAGTGTTAGTGGAGTCGGTAATCCAGGAGGAAATATAGACCTGACCGCAGGTGCAAATATTTCGATAACTCCCAACCCTGCAGCCAATACTATTGAAATCGCTTCCACGGGAGGAGGAACCCCGGCAGTAACAGTGGAAAGCGTGGGTACCAGCCTTATTGTTGGTACTTCGGACAAATATTCTCGTGAAGATCACGTACACGACCTGGGAAAAGAAGTTGTCGACTTTGGAAACCTTTCCGAAACGCTTCAAAAGCAGCTTAACCTGCTTTTTATGTATCTCAGAGAAAGAGCTCTGAAATGTACTGTAAGTAATTTTAAAATAATTATGAGGCAGCTGGACAGCAGTATAGCCTTTAAAATTTCCCAGGTAGCCAAAGATGCAGTGGACAACAGGATCTATGAAAATGAGGATGATTTCATTTCTTTTATGAAAGACTTGCTGGAGTTGATGAAGGAATTTGCAGATGAAATTCAGGGAAGAGTTACGGATATAAGTTTTGAAAGATTTATGAAATCACTGGAAGAACTTAAAGCGGCTATTGGCTCAGGCGATGCGATTCAGGTAGCTATACAGCAGGATGAAGTCTGCTTCTATGCTATGGAACTTGAGATGCGAGGATAAGTTCTGGGATAAACGAAAATTACGCCACCCATGCAAAATTTTCTGACTTAAACCCTTTATTTTCAGTATCATCTCCGATTATTTAGATGGTTTAAACCTTTTAATTTTTAACCATGATTTTTGAGGCGGGAATTTAATCTACTTAATATTTTTATTTTTTTCACGGTCTTTCAATCTCTGGCTGGCATATTTAAAATAAATTATCAAACAAATTGGGAAGAATACATGGCTGAGAAAGCTGTAGTTCATGCCAAATCACAGGAATCAAAGCAGAAATGCTCGAGTTTTTGCAACCAGAAATCCGGCTATAATTCTTCCGGGTCTCCTGCTGACAGGATGCTGCAGCTTCAAAGAACTGCAGGCAATCAGGCTGTTCAGAGGCTGATCAAATCAAGAGTTCTGCAGGCTAAGCTTAAAGTGGGTCAGCCTGACGATATCTACGAACAGGAAGCCGACAGGGTGGCTAATGAAGTGATGCGGATGCCTTTGAAAACGGGAGACAGCGATCAGTCATCAGTGGACAGTACAAGTACGAAACCCGTAATTCAATTGAAGTCAGGCTGCCTGTTTGCCAAGGGTCCCCCGTGCGGGGAAGAGGAACTTCTTGAAAGAACGATCATGCTTCAGATGATGCATCATTCCGATCTTGATTCCGGCCAAGGCCCCGATGTTCCGCCGTCAGCGGAGTCAGCCATCAGATCGCTCACAGGTAGGGGACAACATCTCTCCCGGTCTGAGCGCTCTTTCTTCGAGCCGCGCTTTGGGCATGATTTCGGCGGTGTGCGCATACACTCCGGACATGACGCAGGTGAATTGGCCGATGCTTTACGTGCAAAGGCGTTCACGGTGGGGAGGGATGTGGTGTTCGGGAAGGGGGAGCACATAATGGGGACGAGCGAAGGACAGCGCCTATTGGCACATGAGCTAACGCATGTGGTGCAGCAGTCAAGGTCACAATTGCCTATCACTACTGCGACCCGGCCCGGCTTAGTGCAACGACAGAAAGGCGATGCGAAGCAAGCGGCGCGAGCCAGGGTAGACGAGGCGATGAAAAAACTCAAGGCGAAATTCGGACTGGCTAAGGTCACTGAGGAAAATGGTGCCACGTGGAGTGAGTCCGAGTTGGCGAAGGTCGATGCTGCCTTCTCAAAAGTAAGCAAGGAAGATCAACCGTTGCTCAAGGATTTACATCTGGTTCGTACGGACAAATTTGAACCTTTTGTGCGGCAAGGGAAAACATTCAAGATCGCCGGGACGACCTTCGGTATTGGAATGATAAAACTGGCTAGGGAAGCGTTTCAGGGCGATGCTAGTACGATCCTCCACGAGGTCGGCCATTTGATACAAAATAAAGTGGCCTCCGCGATGTTAGAGAAGTCCAAGGCCAAGTTCGATCTCGAAGCGACAAGACTAATACTGGCAGAAATACAGAAAAAGGCTCCCACTCGGGTGGGCCACGAGATACAAACCTTTGTCGCAGCACTCAACCTAGTGGCAGCAGCGGCTGTCGATCTGATGAATAGCGGCGAAGATGACCGGGCAGCTAAGCAAAGTGTTCTGGATGATGCCAAAATGCAAGCCGACATTGCTCGGTTAGAGGTTGAACGACTTACGAACGATGATGTCGCAAAGGCTTGGTTAGAAGTCCACGACAGGCAGCAAAAGTGGGTTGAGGCAATCGAGAAATATGTAGAGGAGAAGGGAAAAAAGAACCTGACAGGTTTCATTGATGTGGTCACGAAGAACAACCTCGCACGGAAGAGGTATGCTCCGTTCACAGACTATGTAGCAGCTCACTGGCCAACTAAGCCGGAGGAATTCTTTGCACAATCATTTCACACGTGGCGCACCAACCCGAATTACATGAAGAGGAATATGAAACCTCTCTTTGATTGGTTCGAGAAGGGAGGCCATCGGGAGAGTAAAGGCTATCTGGAGGGCAAAGGCGCAATTGAAACAGTGCGTGAAGTTGCCCCCGTGATATATGAGCTGGGGAAAGAATTCAAGGAGACCTTTTGGCCTAAGGAGTTTCAAGATGCCATCTTTGGAAACCAGTAGCGATCATGCCCGGCACAGGTTTAATTCAATCAGGAATGATATATCCCGGGGTCTCCTTTACACCCACACCCGCATCGGTGACAATACCAGGAAGATACTGGAGTCCACTTCGTTTCTCTACGGTCTCTTAGAGCTGCTCAACGAAAAAGGGATAATCACGATCGAAGAGCTTGATGAAAGGGGATGGCAGGTCGCTGAGCGCCTGGTCAGGGAGTTCACTGAGAGCGGACTCGGGCTCATGTACCAGGATCCTGGATACGAAAGTACACTTTTGATAAGGAAGCAGATGTCGATTGTGAGAGCAGGCTGGATGTATGCAAAGCGATATGCTGTAAATTACCATTCGCGCTGTCAAGACAGAGTGTAATGAAGGGATAATCCGCTGGGAGTTTGGCCGTCCCTATCTGATCGCTTGCGGTGGTGATGGTTACTGTATATGTCTGGACCGGAATACCTATAAGTGCACAGTTCGGGATCACCGGACCGTACCATGCAGGGATTTTGA
The genomic region above belongs to Methanosarcina horonobensis HB-1 = JCM 15518 and contains:
- a CDS encoding eCIS core domain-containing protein: MAEKAVVHAKSQESKQKCSSFCNQKSGYNSSGSPADRMLQLQRTAGNQAVQRLIKSRVLQAKLKVGQPDDIYEQEADRVANEVMRMPLKTGDSDQSSVDSTSTKPVIQLKSGCLFAKGPPCGEEELLERTIMLQMMHHSDLDSGQGPDVPPSAESAIRSLTGRGQHLSRSERSFFEPRFGHDFGGVRIHSGHDAGELADALRAKAFTVGRDVVFGKGEHIMGTSEGQRLLAHELTHVVQQSRSQLPITTATRPGLVQRQKGDAKQAARARVDEAMKKLKAKFGLAKVTEENGATWSESELAKVDAAFSKVSKEDQPLLKDLHLVRTDKFEPFVRQGKTFKIAGTTFGIGMIKLAREAFQGDASTILHEVGHLIQNKVASAMLEKSKAKFDLEATRLILAEIQKKAPTRVGHEIQTFVAALNLVAAAAVDLMNSGEDDRAAKQSVLDDAKMQADIARLEVERLTNDDVAKAWLEVHDRQQKWVEAIEKYVEEKGKKNLTGFIDVVTKNNLARKRYAPFTDYVAAHWPTKPEEFFAQSFHTWRTNPNYMKRNMKPLFDWFEKGGHRESKGYLEGKGAIETVREVAPVIYELGKEFKETFWPKEFQDAIFGNQ